The genomic region ACTGGTATCTATAGTATTTATTATTAGCTGAGTAACTAAtagcagtgtttgttttgtatccTGTGTTTGGCTGCAActtatattcatttttattgtcattatctGCAGTCTTTATGAAATCAAACATCTTCTATACCAgaggttctcaaccttttgcaagctgggcccccccaaagctggttcattgcagtttgTTTCAatcgtttaattccttcctcacaaaaatccgggatgaaaatgtcacaaacttcgccagcttctcggtgaattctctggcatccttctgcaagtgaagttgttgcggcggaggaaacgattcagccaaccagcactcgctgcaaactcctcatctctgctgtcactcacggtggcggacatttgtttctctaTCGCCCTGATCACActcccgtttgctgataactcatccccgcatgtttatctaaAGCTCCTCGCTAGCCCTCTTCctaccaggcagcctggccctgttgctgtcctcctcggacagacgctgaagctcagtttgattttttcgccaatctctcactctcttggggtcgacagagaaacttttagcagctgtttctcccgagttttcctctgcgtATTTTACGccaaagtttgaatttcaagtcgtactttttattttttttgctgcaccggagccatggcgatcatcagtgtgataggcctactgactgacagaaagcaagcacaacgcgtgaaaaaggcgaagaagaagtCAGTGGTcatgtcttcttccttgatttaaaaaaaaaaaaaaatgaattagactcggcatttatttaggagcggcagcgtagtaattgtaattcatgtaattcacacagaaagctgcgctgccgctcctaaagagacgtgacggtagacatCATGATGATTACGTCGGGGTGTTTTCCAGGTGTTTCCCCtgtggttatttatcaaaatatacacctgcacccggcgtttaaaggggacactgcggttaattgaaacccgacTAAGGCTATTTGGTAATAtatggtacatttacaccccgctctgtacgccggagcCGTGGCGGCCATccgcatccgcgattcatttgcagcctggacgcggagtggtgtgtgtctcctctctgctctgactggaccGCTTtgcgaggctactgagagactgaccgcttcgtgaggctactgagagacttgaccacctgtgagtgcttttggacgcgggagggactcacggcagcacccgctgcttgttgagcacagtaactgcagagtgatacgtgctttcaagtcagagtctccaaacaccaaaaaagtctccaataacaccagtaaaagtcactagatttgtcggtagtcgctattgaccaaaaaaaaaggtcgccagaaggatgatttgtttgtgtgttataatagtccaaccacttgcatttcgacatggggggaattttcgtgttttttttttcttctttttcccgattttttttttccccccctcccatGTAGCATACTCACACCCCCCCAGGAGAGTGTCCgcgcccccccaggggggcgggccccaccggttgagaaccactgttcTATACAATTCAAAAGGTGACGCCTTCAAATTTCCTTCAATTAGATTACTCTTGTTATCAAAGAACATGTGTTTACGGGATGATCCTGTTTTGGTCAAAAGGGTTAGGTTTGATATTTGATATactatgtttaaaaaaatagtttGATAAATGAAATTGAAAGAGTAGAATTTGGtagtttgcatttttaaaatttttaaatCCAACCTTTTTAAGCCATTAAGTGGATGAGATTAAAAATTGAATGTGCATGTGCACAAGAATAACTATAAAAGCTGGTTGCAATATTGTATGTTTTGCATGTACATTTCTCTTGCAAATATCTGCGTCAACAAAGACTAATATGGCTTTCTAAAATGATGATGGTTGATTCATATTCTTATTATTTATGATGATTCATGAGCCACAGGCATGATCAATGGGCTGTGTTTAAGAAAACCAGAGGATGGCCTGAAATGTTTGGTGAGATGAATATGTTAAGTATTGTAGgagttttttttgtgcaaaatttgTATAAATCTCGATGTCCAGCCAAGTCCTTAacccatttatttatttagtctgCTATAGCAgaactagggctgcaactaacaataaTTTTCATAATCGATATATCGTTTAgcctataaaatgtcataaaattgtgaaaaaatgcTCTTCATAATTTTACGCGATGCCCAAAATGATGGCCAcagattcttctttttttccaacagtCCAAATCCCAAAGGCTCATTActtataatgataaaaaaaaaaaaaacacaccaaatgtccaacatttttgtttgacaaatcaaaaatgagagaaaaatgactgaatcGATGAATCAATTATCAGAATAGTTGGTATTAATTTTCTTTCCATCGACCAACCGATTAGTTAaataatcattgcagctctacacATAAGACAAAAAGCAACACATCTTAACATCGAAGAAACCTGAAATGAGGGAATGTCTGGCACCTTTGGCTGAAAATGACTTAGAAAGTGATTTTGCTTGCATGCCTTGCTGCAGCTCATCTAAATCATAAATTGAAACTGCTGGCtgctatttgtttgtgtgttttgtaggtcacacTGTTTTAACAGGACAACATGAGGTGTGATACACTGAAGGTACACCTAAAATACAATGATTAAGAATAGTAACAGAAAAGGCTTTACACTGCAGGTACCAATGCattataaacaacaacaacaacaacaacaaaagcattTATCTGTCCTTATGATTGGCTCAAGACATTCAAAGATCAAatttaggatttttttaaatagaggTAGTGAACTGTCTGAATGGTGAAAAGCATGCAGACTATATCATTATGGAACCAGCCACAGCCACTTGACACACATTGGTCACAGCTGTGAATTGATGCAGTGGATTGCAAAAGACCAGAAGGTGCTTCAGTGTTGGGAGACAAAATACCACAAACACCAATATGAGGCAATATAACACACCACTGTAAGCAATGGCCTAAAGATCACCACACAGTTGAAGTACATTCTCTTTGTAGACAATGTTTCTATTAAACTGAACAGTAGAAGACTCACTGAGGTCGTCTTTATGCTACAGCAGAAAGGATTCATCACTTACATAATTGATAATAGATGAATCCCCAAGTACTTTGTTATTCATATTTCACCCATTATCAAACAAATATACCAAACACAATCTCATTCCAGTTTCCAACATATATTGAAGTTGACTGAATATTGTAGCACAGGTATTCATGTTAGTATGCTTTTGCCTTTATCAACTACTAGTGCAGTTCCcataagaaaagtgtattcctataaaaaagtgggaggttaaggagctttttcatggatggccaaatgaggctgtgtttgaaggtgggacgtcagggatatttaggtttgttgtgaaatccgatgttccagggtataattggctgtttttgactatttttgattttgccattatatttcatcttaaaagctatttacttggtgtcattattttaagcacaacctcacatgtgtgactgtacagttattttttttattttgacatactgcaTTAaaacaatggacctaaaatcacaaaaaaaaaaacatgaaatccgagtagaaaaagttagatttttttactgtgaaaactacaaatatgtttaacaaaccatttttttttttaaacttataatgcaaatataaattgttgtttatctaaatgtgtgcatacatttaaaaaaattacaaagttatatgtaactatttacatttaaatgcaggcaatgctcaggtctgcctgtgctccttccagctgaatgaagagctggactgcctgctccacattcagcttctcctcattattctgactcattaaacaaaaaaacgactccactactcactaaacacactacaccaaacacttacataacacactaactacacactccaaacacgctaaatgtcacaaatctctcaactctcacacacaccgaccgtcgttgcatgtcaatcatccgcctaggtccctcccacaacttcctgttcctcaacaaccaaacttgctgcttggacactttcgtgacaaaagcctgtttttaccgtttcttcctgcaccagacacaaagcaaacgtgacggcaatgttcgcgaaaaagcgtggcggacattatttacttTAGGTcaggttttggacgtgccgatgcttccggtccgtcgcttcgggaggtgggccgtgtagctagccgctagccgctagctgctagctagcggctagctacacacgaacatccacagattccgattccactttgttgtccgcgtgtctctggatctcctcagacccgaacagactcggtccagacttgtttaatctcattaatccacaacagtcagtttagatgcacagaacagaacagaacgggaccgaaccgccggcaaaatcccggtccagctcgcgccgctgcaggtataaatctacttgtttcttaaggtggggggtcgcggtgggatCTGCAGTGATTGGTtttggtgcgcgcgtggccacggtgtgcagtgattggctctggtgcgcacgtgactgtagtggctccggtggacaatgctcgtggaatttgtaaagcatttatgaaataatttattaacggtatcattgcagtccaaacaaatgcgaaatagcacacccttgaaccacgcagcagccatgctgaaactctcaggtcagtctgatcctgatccgcagagatatttggggaatacacacacacacacacacacacacacacacacacacacagaggttatttgcttttatagagagatatgcATGGACTCTCATCTTCACAATGTCCATAATAACACCTGTAACCACTGCCACATTTCTTTGGATGCTGAAATGATTCTTCATCTAACAGCAATAATACATATAAACACGTACAAACAGGGAACCAGTGTTCTGGACCTGGCAGTGTTATCAAAACACTGACACGGGTAATAAAAAACATATAGTTAAAATCTCTAGTTAGTCTTAGTCTCTATCAACTACTTCAACAATCAATTTaatcatttcagaaaaacttaAAACATTTGCTGGTCCCAGCTGCTTtgatgtgaggatttgctgcctttctttgtcttctttaaTAACATATGAAGAGGCTTTGGGCTTTGGCCTGTTTTGGACTGATTATATagacaaaaaaatgcatcatgAAAATTACGAGCGAactaatcaataatgaaagtaATTGTAAGTCGCAGCCTTACATGTGATTTGAAGTTTCATTTACTTAAGATGAAGAGTGATCTTCACAATCCGAGTTTTTTGAAGACAACTAGATGAGGAAATGTGAGCCAATTATTAACTTTGCAGTGCCGCCTTGCTGAGTCACTTCTAGCCAATTAGAGTGGAGAAACCATGAAGCCTTGCAGAGGTCAAAGCCAGAGAAATGTTTACTGCAGGTAGGAGTGGCAGAAACCAAGTCACGCAAAGAATCTACCTGTCATAAGTAACTGAGCAAACCAAAGTGTTTCTAgccaaccagcagcagcagaagaaaacaTATGAAGGGTACAGATTTGAAGAATCAAGGGATGGCTATGTATAAGTGTCTTTAGTGTTAGAATGGAAGGACTGACAAGAGAGTACTTCGTCTAGCCTGCCTCCACGCCTCACTCCTGGCTCAGCTTGACTTCTGACTTCACAGAGACCAGAGGAAATGGTCCTGTTCCCAAACACAAACTATTTCCTTCCCCCAACGACCTGCTCCGTGGGAGCCCCGCTCTTGCTTCCGGACAGTTTAACAGCCCAACAGCCCAGCCACCATGAGCAGGGAGCAGAGCCTTATGGCAGTAGTCATACTGGGATACCCTGTTAGGTTAAAATTTAAATGCCCCTTACTCAAAAGCAAGTTTAGCCCAGAAAGAAGAAAGCCAGTGAGTTAATAAGTCAGTCAGACTTAATGTAGAGAAATGGGTGATGTCACTGCACTGATCTCTGCAGAGATACAAAATGACAAGATTATCTGGAAATCTACACAGTGAATGGGCTGAGCTTGTTCTGACTTTGATTCCTCTTCACCCTGCTCAACAAACATGGAAGAATTGATTGTAAACACAGTGGGGAAGAAAGCAAAAGTGTGTGAGCTCAGTCCTGATAAGCTCAAAGGGCTGGTCCTTCATCCTCTTTTCCTGACTCCTCTCCCCCAGCATATGTCAAGAAAAACTACTACACACATCCATATTTACCTCTAAGGCCAGGGCAGTCTTGTCGTAGGCATTGGGCACCCTCTTCTGTATGGCCCTGGCATAGACAGGTCCATTTTGGAGATTTGGAAGAGGGGTGGGTTGGGCGTACTGGCTAGGGTCTCCCAGCAGTGGAGTGCCAGACTGGGCTGCAGAGCTGTCAGAGTTCCCTAGCATCCCAACTGCTCCCAGTGGCCCCCCAGGCACGCCAGCACCAGCCACAGAACTGGGAGATGCCGGTCGGTACTTCTCTACATATGGCACCGGGATCATCCCCGCCCGGCCTTCAGAGTTCTGGGCGTTCCACCACTGCTCCTCTGGTTTCTCTAGAACTCGGAGAATGTCGCCCTTCCTAAATGGGAGATCCTCCTCATCATTGCCGGGAAAGTCGAAAAGAGCTCGGACGAACTCATCCTCGAGGCGCGGTGGGGGGCCTCCGCCTGGGCCAATGCTGATGAAGGAAGTGTGTTTGGACTTGTTGATTGGTTCTATTAAGGTGGTGGTGTCCAAGTAGTGGATTTTGTAAAACTCTAGCAAAGCAGGGAGAGCCTCGAACTCCTGGTCACCAATGCGGAACCTTGGATGGGCCAAACCTGGGGAAAATGAGGGACGATGGAAGAGGAAGTCAGACAACCTGCTCTGTCGTTGTCAAATCTGGTAAATCTAAAGCGGGTCTATTTGCGTAAGCAAGCATGGCGGAGGTGATTTCCAGAATGACCAGGAGGgattttatttccttattttacatttctttaccCTGTCATACTTATTTTATCCTTGATCTGCGAGGATGTGTGTAGTTTTGCAAAGACATGAGGAAATACAACAAATATTCACCTGCAGTTCATTCACAGGACAAACCCAACAGAGGCATGGGGCAAGGTCTGATAAGTGTATATTGAAACCTGGTTATATGATGGACTTGTGATCATTTACAACTCTGCCAGGGTCAGCTGATAAATTAGGCCGGATTGAATAGAGCAGCTGGCCAGAACTTGCGTTAATACAGCCTGCAATCTGAAAACTCACACCGCCCGCCTCGTAGCATTTTAGTGAAACGTGCTTCATTCTCTGTGATTTACTGAAACAATATGTTGTCTCACATCTAGTGAACTCTATGTCTGAGCTCCCGGTTCAGGTCTGCAACCACGGCCAGAGGTATGTTGCTTTTTATCAAGTCAACATTCAACTACACGTTTTAATGTGTCTGGCCTGTCGTTTTCACCATATTAGAGAGTGCTACAGGCATTATTGCGCATCTCCTTTGGTGCAAGTCATGCAAGAATGGTCACATCAGCATCTCCATATGCCGAGcaccccctcttcctccccaaACCCCCCTGTTATCTTACCTGGACCGGATTGTCGGTTGTTGCTGATGCTGTTAATTATGTAATGCGAGACTTTGGAGTTCTCTGATACGGAGAGCACGTAGTCGCCGGGGCTGGTGATGGAGTCCCGGACCAGAAACACGCCGTGCCTCTGCCCCTGCAACAGAGACACAGCCTCCTGCCTGCTCAACCGACCCCAGTACCAGCTGCCACGGTCCTCTGCGTCAAAATTTCCGGCCATGATAACCACTCCAAAGCCGAGGCTTCACCGGGccttcccttctctccctcccgtTATCCACAAGAGAAGCCTTCAACTCATACAAAAACTTTAGCGCCTAGAGCACGTTTAGTAAACAGGCGACATCCACAGCCGGCCGTTTGGACATCAATTCGCCGATATACAACCACAACTACGATTAAAAAGGATTCTTGTTTGGTTTATGGCTGCAATTAAGCCCCAAATATCATATAGTGCGCTTTAGAGACTGAATTCCAGCTACAATCCAGCGACTGATGACAACTAACTTCAAAAACTGAAATGGCGGATgcgggaaaacaaaaaaagacccCACTCACCGGATGTGACGTAATAATTATGTGCACCAGACGCACCACTGTCAAGTTAGAAATAATCTAAAAGATTAACATTAAACTTCCGACATAATATTGTGCTGCTAATGATGGCGTGTTattatctgaaaaaaaataaaaccacataTAGCGATTCTATTTGGCATGCCATCAATAAACTTGCCGTCGCTTACCATGTAACTCtttggtatatatatatatatatatatatatatatatatatatatatatatatatatatatatatatatataattttttttttcttttttttttttttaaataacagagcggtaagcttttattttgtagataaAGCGTGTAAACTCCTCTTCCTGTTCCACTCTGTTTCACTTGGCAGCCCTCTCCTTCATGTTGGTGGGTTCTTGTGAAACCCAGAGCTTGTCTCAGTATTATTCTGCAATGCGATGCTGCAAGACCACTGTAGAAACACGCACTTCACGTTTAGCTCCCACAAGAAACTCTCATAAacacatccaacacatttaACCCTGTATAATCCCGGTGTTGCAATTGGTAACATGGCCACTAGATGTCAGCCAAATACTAGTAAAAATCCTTTTCTATCATTTCTATACCGACATAGTCATAACTGTTGAGGTTTGACTTCCACCATCAGAACATGTATTTATATGAAATTAATCTTAAGATTAGAGAACTCCCtctaaaattacaaaaaaaaaaatacaaacataattGAACATACAGACAGAAACCAGGGCATTATTTCATTGAACTTAAACCAACAGACTGTTCAAATATAGTTCACGCACAGTTAGCGTACATATGCCTCTCTCCTCTATCACTTAACAAAAGGGCACCATTCATACAAGATTTATAAATCGCACCTTATGGATTTTTAATGGTTCATAAATGATTGAATTTGATAAGAGATTAATAAGAACAGTCCTTGTGTTTATCCTCCTTTGCATTCACACTTGCTTTGTCTGTTATGGCGTCTTTAATAATAATGAGGTCATCCAAAGGACTGTTTGATCTCTGATCTTCTGGAAAAGAGCTGCAGGGCATCTGGTTACAGATTAATTTATTGCCAACTTACTAACAACATGCGGCCTTGAATGATTGCAGAGAACTTTTATGGATGACTTAACAAAAAAGTTCTAGCCATTTTAGAAAGTGAGAAACTATTGTCCCTTTTTAATGCTTACTTACATTTATAAACAGTTTTTCCATGTGTTAATGCTTTACCAACTAGAcagcttgtttttattttatcaattaTTCAACAGCTAGTAAGATTTATCACCACCATAATGCAACACAGACGTTTTCTTATCAGTGGCTTGTAAATGATGTTTAAAGCATGAGTACCAAATTAATTTACCACAGATTACACCATTATtttatacacattataacaCTCAATAATGGGTGCCTATTTAAATATTGGTATCCCTATTTTTCCTATGTTGTAACACGCAGCATGGTGGTTTTTCCCCAGTCTCACAACTTAGGTTGCTGAGAACCTCCTCAGTgccatctgaaaaaaaaaacatgcagtatTCCTAAATATTTAGCCTGGAAGTCTAGACTTTGTTAATCAAGTGTAATggtttgaaatgaaacattacTACACAGACTGACTAAAGGATTTCTGTACTATTGAACCATCTAAAAGTGCAACAAAAGACATACATTATGGATGGCATACAAAATCAGTGCAGGGAAAAGGAGGTAGCCTGCCTATGATGAGCATGTTGGCCAACCTGTAGAATGATTTGCTTTTACTTGCTGATTCTAATAAGCCAGTGTCGCTGGACTTGTTGATGTTACGCTGGTCATTCACTTTGTGTTCAAAAGTGGTGGATACACAAGGGCTAATTTTTTGTGAGCTTCTAGAGACGAGCTTCTAAGGTTtagagtggggggggggggtggctgtagctcagcgggtagagcaggtcggctagtgatcggaaggttgctggttcaaatcccagctccaggctgagctgagcatgttgaagtgtccttgagcaagatactaaaccccaaattgctcctgatgtgcggttggcaccttgcatggcagcctctgccatcagtgagggccctgtgatgagctggtgTTCCCTGCccttggctccagcaaaaaacccagcgaccccataaaagggataaagcggttagaGACGATGGATGGC from Sparus aurata chromosome 2, fSpaAur1.1, whole genome shotgun sequence harbors:
- the crk gene encoding adapter molecule crk; translation: MAGNFDAEDRGSWYWGRLSRQEAVSLLQGQRHGVFLVRDSITSPGDYVLSVSENSKVSHYIINSISNNRQSGPGLAHPRFRIGDQEFEALPALLEFYKIHYLDTTTLIEPINKSKHTSFISIGPGGGPPPRLEDEFVRALFDFPGNDEEDLPFRKGDILRVLEKPEEQWWNAQNSEGRAGMIPVPYVEKYRPASPSSVAGAGVPGGPLGAVGMLGNSDSSAAQSGTPLLGDPSQYAQPTPLPNLQNGPVYARAIQKRVPNAYDKTALALEVGDMVKVTKINVNGQWEGECKGKRGHFPFTHVKLLDQHNAEDELS